The window cagcgaacacaaagttcagtagcaaatcacacttacggttGCATTGTTTGTactttaaaacaatgcagaacaaaggaggagaactcagaagtcgaatggaaattctgggAGGAAGGACTGCAATTTATAGCCAACGTTGAGTTTTAACTGATGAGGAGATCAACAACAGTGAAGCTCTCAATTCCGTTTGTGCCCGAGCCTTCTCCTAACAGCTGCTTATGTTTATTTTTCGGTGTCTTTGCTCTAACAGCTGTTGCACATATTTATAGTGCAGTCAGCTATTAAGAGAATGACCGGCCACCACTCATTTACCCATGGTGGAACATGCACTAGGCTGTTATagagcaagcacttggccatggtgagAGGAGCACTAGGCTGCCAATGGACAATGGAGCGTGCACTTGGCTGAACTGGTGGGACACTTGGATTCTATCCACGAAttggaaaacatccgttacaaacacggataatattacgttaatattcactattaacaaataaatttggtccaaaaaattaatcaatcaatcattacCGAAGCCGAAGCctagccgagcgagcgacgacaacGACGGCGCAAgacttgcctttttcttaactctttaagagctacaagaagagcataTACCTaccaaaaaccttttcctcttcCAAGATAGGataatgtctcattgtcaagagagggaaactgaaattttactcaaaaaattttattttccctcaatttcccattcaccctctttttaagACTTTTTCATCTTAAAATGAAACtcaataatttccaaaatattgtaGGCTGAACAAGGTAGTGATGAGGTCTACGTTAAGAGTATCTTGATGCCTGAAGTAGCAGATGTAAAAAACCGTAAAAAAGCTCTCTAAAAGGAAGTTTTCTTTCAAGTTCTTCCACATTAACAACTTCACTTACAGCACAATGGTGGAGAGGACAAGCACGGAAAACTTCCACATTCTCAGATATTGATGTTCTCTCATCTCTCAGCAAACATTCTTTTCTCTTCCTCCATAGCTCACCTGGTAAGATACAACTCCATGGCCTAAGCTTAACAGTGTAGAACACCCTTCGTATAGTATTTGCAAAGACACGTGATGCACAGGCATTAGAATGACGAACTTATGTTATCTCATAATGAGACAAGTTTATCCTAAACCAATATTTTCTCCCACTGGACCTCTTAATCGATGCCTTACATTAACCCCTCAAATAAAGAAAAACCCAAGATGGTAAAAGAGATGTTTTTGCACCATCATTATAGTTTTACATATTGCATTAGGTCACTTACCGTATCTTAAGTCCCTTCTTGCCTAGGAGCTCACGTCTTAAAAGGCATGTACGAATTAGTAGGCTGCCCAAGATAGGTCTTTTTGAATTGACATATGAGTTGTGTTCGAATTACGGtatagaaattgaaaattttgtatTTGATATTCGATATTTTGatattcggtatggtatttggtttaagttttaaaaaatgttggtattaggtatgatattttaaaataaaatactgataccgaaatatattttatatacacaatacacatattattagttataacataaaaataaaaatctaaaatttactttcctttattctctaagttcctCAATTAACTCAAAGTAAGTAACAAGTcatttctaatgatcaaaatTATTCTTTTATGTACAATTTTATCTCTCTAAGTtgatatttgctagttttggataaaacttttgtcaacaaatatttttagttttgtacttttgagtactttaattcaaaatattacattctatgactctatgcactagttaataTTACCAAAGTTACCAAACAGAATAAACCGAAACTTAAAGGAGAAAAACAGAATCATAccaaatttaattaggtacggtattgatattgcattttaagaaaccgaataccAAACCAAAATATCTAAATACCGTATCATACTAACCGACAAACTAGAGCATAACCAAACTAAAATGAAATTAGTTGGACACAAATTTAGTGGGGCATCCCCCTTATACCAAGTACGCAATATCTATATGTGACTATCATTTAACAGAATTTTATCCTATCAAGTCACTAACTCAAAAGTTAAATAACTTTTAAGTGACCTAATAGCATAAAATTCTTTTCACTATTAGTGTATAAAAGTTAAACCCTAACAACTATACCTGTATTGATGCAAGGTTTTAGCTAAAATTATGAGAAGTACACAATGCTTGCAGCAGAGTGGAGGGCATTAGTGCATTACAAATTTGAAGGCTAGAGGACCAAAAACAAAGGAGGTCCACCTACAAATCCTCCCTCGAAAAGTTAAAAGATAGGAGTACCAAATAAACGCACATTCTCTTTAATAGTCAAAGCTATTTTGCTGGTTTACAGTCGCAAGTTTCATTCAGCTTCCTGCTACATTCCATGTGCAGCTTAATCACTTCATACTACACAAGCTACATAGCTAAATATAAACTGGACCAACCAGTCTCCAATCTTTTCTAGCACTCTAATTTACATCCCAGATGAAATAACAGAGACAGATTTGAACGTAATAGCATTGGCCGTCCCATTTCTGCCACAGTGTGCTGCAGCTACAACAGGCTGTTCCGAATAAAAGACCGGAATCCAGCTCTACCCTATATAAGTTAATTGGAGAAGCTGTAAAAACCTACTGCTCTCGTATGGCTATATATACCAAATAGAAGAAATGCAGTAGCAAAATTTGATTATTCGGTAACCCAGGGCCCAAAAGCCTACACCGTATTTCTTACTGTTCCCTTTAGACATGTATGCCATTCCCCTTGCTATAAATGCCATCTAACGATCCATTAGCCAGCTTTGACCCATTGACATACCGATGCGATTTTAGTCCTGACGTACCATTGCTCAACCCCCATGTCTTGGGAACACCCTTCTTCAAGAAAGTTTCGAGCTGCCCAGTTGCTGCGGCTATAAGCCCTGTTTAGGAAGACAAACAAGATTATAAAGGGACTAACACAACTTTATGAAAATAACGTGAAATGCCAGACATATCTATAAGCCCAGGGTCCTTGTTCCCAGTTATCTGAAACGGGAAAAATACCTAAGAACAGGGCAGAAGGTTTTCCTGGCCttgatttaaattctggatgaAATTGTACTCCAACAAAGTAAGGATGATTCGGCAGCTCAACAATCTGCAGAGGAAAGCGTCACATAAGATCAACCAACCACAGCAACATATAACTAACTAGCACGATTGCTTAATTTAATGGTTTAAGATGTTAACCTCCATACGGCGGCCACTTTCATCTTTGCCAGTGAAAGAAAGACCAGCATTTTCAAATTGCTGCACCATATCAGGATTCACCTAAGAGAGCATGAGACAAGCTCTTTAGTCGTAAAGTCCACATAAGAGTGTGGTCCACATGTAATTCTCGAAGTCCTTGCAAAAAAGTGTGTACCTCATATCTGTGTCGATGCCTTTCATCTACAAAGCTCTGGTTGCCATATCTGACACAGCAGATAAGCTTATTCAGTTGGAGATAGCAATAGGTAAAATTCCACCATATATGGTTTAGATGAAATATAGTAAATCTAATATTGTGGACATTGATGCTGATCCACCTCCACCCAAAACTTCAGGGAAGAAAAGAAACTACTTCCTAGGAGACAGATTCCTAAGAAATGTATGGGTAAGCAGAACTCTGTCCCATCTAGAAGACGACATAAATTTGATACCAGCAATGGAACAGACACAAACATTAGTATGTTAAGGGATTCTTTGTGGTACTAACTAGCTTGCATTTGTACCGACTAAATCATCTTAAATAGTTATGTACCCAGAATTTCATCATTATGTCACTTTAACAGTTCCACTCATCATCCTACGTAACGAGGATGGAGAGAAGGAAGCACTTACAATTTTGCAGATTTACAATCGGCAGCTTGAAAATATGTTCTCCTAGATCCAAGACGCATGGTACCACCCATATGAGTTTTTGAACCCTGTGATCATGGCAAACAAATTAGGACTGTATACTACTAAAACAAAACTACAAACACAGGACAATCATGAGGGACAAAGGCGATTAAGGGAAAGTAATCTTAACCTCCGGCATAAAAATAACACAAGGATTCTGAGTGTTGGGATCAAATTCTGTACTGTTTGCATCTAGCAATCCAACAATGGATCGAGCAAACTCAATAACAGCAATTTGCATTCCTAGACATATGCCAAGGAAAGGAATCCTGTTTTCACGGGCATATCTAGCAGCAAGGATTTTACCCTCCACACCTCTGTCACCAAATCCTCCGGGAACTAGGATAGCATCTGCCCCCTGCAAGGTGAAGACTTGTCCAACAAGTCAGAAACAATAGAATACAAGATAAAGCAGGGATATAAAAGAGTCGAATTTGGCATGATGTTGCAGAGTAAAACCATACAAACCTTCAACAACTTCCAAGCCTTTTTATAATTATCAAGATTCTGCAAGTAGAAATATCAGTCAGATTTAGAAAAGCAAGATATGTAAACAAGTGAACATAGTGGAGGCAAAATACCTCTTTGGCAGTTTCACACTCAAGGTCACCGGCTGCAATCCAATCTATACAAAGTTTCCTGTGGCAAGGTACGGAGGCATGCACAAGAGCCTAAAAATAACTCGCAAAGTTTTAGATATTGAAAATAGAGaggaaaaaaaatatatcaaCAGATAGGTCCTAACCATATTAAGGTAAAAATAGAGATGAAAATAAATTAGGTTAAACGGCACAAAATCCCCATGAAACAGAaaaggaagggggggggggggtctcaaAATGACATGGAGCATCCACAAATTCTCCAAATCTAGTAGAGGAATCTATTGCTTAATTATACGTTCTCGATAAAAACTGTTATGCATGCTGATCACTTTTTCAAATGTTAACTATATCAAACAACTAACAATTACATGAGAAGGTGGAAGTTCAAATACAAACAAAAGAAGCTCCTCTCTATATATTTGGCTGGATAACAGGCTAGAGTATAATCACCTTCAGTACAGAGAGGTAAGCATCTGAAAGCCCTGTGTACTTTCCTACCATGGCCACCCTCACCTGTAAATTCAGATGAAACAGTTATGGAAGATGTGACGCAAGTTGATAGACTAattcagaaaaggaaaaaatattatatatttcaTAGAACCTACAGGCTCATGTAGCTTGTCACAGAGTTCGGCCCGAGATGTCCATTCTCCCAAGGCAGGCTCTCGTGCAACGCTGAAAGTGACATAATAAATTCATTACCACACAAGAAATGGCACAAAATCATGACGCATGAAAATGGGGATCAAATACTCCTTGTCATCAATGTACATAACCGGAAACAGAATAGAAGTTGAAGCTTATCAGAGATACCCTTTAAGGTTCAGGACTCTTAGAATTGCTTCATGTGCCTTTTGATCCTAAATACACAAAATGGTTCCTTTAAAGCTTACAGTGAAGATGTTACACAGacaaaaaagaaatagaagtgTGCCCAAAAAACTTTACTCTTAAAAGCAAAGGAATGCGCCAAATATTTGAGACGTCGTAAAGAGTGATAATGTTATCTACCTGCAATGCAAGGAATATAGAACCTGAGCACTAGGAATTTTGAAAGTTGATGGCCTAAACAAGATTAACTGTATAAAAATAAAGTAAGATCATTTAGTCATAATACCGGAACATGGCAAAAGCGGGAAATTTTCTCCATGACATTCTCATCAAGTTCCTGAATAAAGAAACCAACTTCATAATCTGAACTTGATAAACATAGAGATATGTGGacaggggggggggggtttggggggagagagaaagagagagagaccGTTGTGCTCCGGCATGCTAAAATGTTGGGAGTCAATCCCAGGCTTCTCAAACCTCGAACACTGTGCTGAGTAGGTtttgttttctgaaatttaaaAATGACAAAGTAATCAATCTGAGTGAATCCTTTGATATAAGATATCCATCCACATGACCAAAAAATAAATTTACTGTATGTTACCTGCTCACCAACTACACTCAAGACAGGCACCAGGCTGACATGTATCAAGCAAAAATTACCAGCACCTAACAAGCAAAAGTTTTTGAAAAGATGTTAGTTACGCTTAAATTTAAAAGGTACTTAGCTCAAGATTTGCACATCATAGAGCACAAATGACAGTTATATCATTTGGTTGTCAAGAATTCAAATTTAGACATGTAAACCTTACCCACACGATACGAAAATTGTCCTAATGCTTCGATAAATGGCATTGATTCAATATCTCCTGCATTAAGGGATAA is drawn from Nicotiana tabacum cultivar K326 chromosome 22, ASM71507v2, whole genome shotgun sequence and contains these coding sequences:
- the LOC107783332 gene encoding uncharacterized protein LOC107783332 isoform X1, with protein sequence MKYVLVTGGVVSGLGKGVTASSIGLILKACGLRVTSIKIDPYLNTDAGTMSPFEHGEVYVLDDGGEVDLDLGNYERFLDIKLTRDNNITTGKIYQSVIDKERRGDYLGKTVQVVPHITDAIQEWIERVAVIPVDGKEGPPDVCVIELGGTIGDIESMPFIEALGQFSYRVGAGNFCLIHVSLVPVLSVVGEQKTKPTQHSVRGLRSLGLTPNILACRSTTELDENVMEKISRFCHVPVDNIITLYDVSNIWRIPLLLRDQKAHEAILRVLNLKGVAREPALGEWTSRAELCDKLHEPVRVAMVGKYTGLSDAYLSVLKALVHASVPCHRKLCIDWIAAGDLECETAKENLDNYKKAWKLLKGADAILVPGGFGDRGVEGKILAARYARENRIPFLGICLGMQIAVIEFARSIVGLLDANSTEFDPNTQNPCVIFMPEGSKTHMGGTMRLGSRRTYFQAADCKSAKLYGNQSFVDERHRHRYEVNPDMVQQFENAGLSFTGKDESGRRMEIVELPNHPYFVGVQFHPEFKSRPGKPSALFLGLIAAATGQLETFLKKGVPKTWGLSNGTSGLKSHRYVNGSKLANGSLDGIYSKGNGIHV
- the LOC107783332 gene encoding uncharacterized protein LOC107783332 isoform X2, which gives rise to MKYVLVTGGVVSGLGKGVTASSIGLILKACGLRVTSIKIDPYLNTDAGTMSPFEHGEVYVLDDGGEVDLDLGNYERFLDIKLTRDNNITTGKIYQSVIDKERRGDYLGKTVQVVPHITDAIQEWIERVAVIPVDGKEGPPDVCVIELGGTIGDIESMPFIEALGQFSYRVGAGNFCLIHVSLVPVLSVVGEQKTKPTQHSVRGLRSLGLTPNILACRSTTELDENVMEKISRFCHVPDQKAHEAILRVLNLKGVAREPALGEWTSRAELCDKLHEPVRVAMVGKYTGLSDAYLSVLKALVHASVPCHRKLCIDWIAAGDLECETAKENLDNYKKAWKLLKGADAILVPGGFGDRGVEGKILAARYARENRIPFLGICLGMQIAVIEFARSIVGLLDANSTEFDPNTQNPCVIFMPEGSKTHMGGTMRLGSRRTYFQAADCKSAKLYGNQSFVDERHRHRYEVNPDMVQQFENAGLSFTGKDESGRRMEIVELPNHPYFVGVQFHPEFKSRPGKPSALFLGLIAAATGQLETFLKKGVPKTWGLSNGTSGLKSHRYVNGSKLANGSLDGIYSKGNGIHV
- the LOC107783332 gene encoding uncharacterized protein LOC107783332 isoform X3, whose protein sequence is MSPFEHGEVYVLDDGGEVDLDLGNYERFLDIKLTRDNNITTGKIYQSVIDKERRGDYLGKTVQVVPHITDAIQEWIERVAVIPVDGKEGPPDVCVIELGGTIGDIESMPFIEALGQFSYRVGAGNFCLIHVSLVPVLSVVGEQKTKPTQHSVRGLRSLGLTPNILACRSTTELDENVMEKISRFCHVPVDNIITLYDVSNIWRIPLLLRDQKAHEAILRVLNLKGVAREPALGEWTSRAELCDKLHEPVRVAMVGKYTGLSDAYLSVLKALVHASVPCHRKLCIDWIAAGDLECETAKENLDNYKKAWKLLKGADAILVPGGFGDRGVEGKILAARYARENRIPFLGICLGMQIAVIEFARSIVGLLDANSTEFDPNTQNPCVIFMPEGSKTHMGGTMRLGSRRTYFQAADCKSAKLYGNQSFVDERHRHRYEVNPDMVQQFENAGLSFTGKDESGRRMEIVELPNHPYFVGVQFHPEFKSRPGKPSALFLGLIAAATGQLETFLKKGVPKTWGLSNGTSGLKSHRYVNGSKLANGSLDGIYSKGNGIHV